A genomic region of Marinobacter szutsaonensis contains the following coding sequences:
- the fabB gene encoding beta-ketoacyl-ACP synthase I, with amino-acid sequence MRRVVVTGMGIVSCLGNSLEEVLDSLQNGKSGIRFNETYKDKGFRSQVSGSVDVDTSVIDRKVRRFMGPAAMYSYLSMEQAIAQSGLSEEQISNDRTGLIAGSGGASCSSQVEATDTMRERGVKRIGPYMVPRIMTSTVSACLATAYKIRGVNYSMSSACATSAHCIGHGMEQIQSGKQDIIFAGGGEEEDWSLTMMFDAMGALSTKYNDAPETASRPFDSGRDGFVIAGGGGMVVLEEYEHAKKRGANIIAELTGYGATSDGYDMVAPSGEGAKRCMEQAMATIRGKVQYINAHGTSTPVGDVAEMGAVKNTFGSDIPAISSTKSLSGHSLGAAGVQEAIYSLLMLQHGFAAGTKNLLDADEKIRDLPIVGPEARDMALDCVMSNSFGFGGTNASLIFEKI; translated from the coding sequence ATGAGACGCGTCGTCGTCACTGGTATGGGTATCGTTTCCTGTCTGGGGAATTCCCTGGAAGAGGTCCTGGACAGCCTGCAAAACGGCAAGTCCGGCATTCGTTTCAATGAAACCTACAAAGACAAGGGATTTCGCAGCCAGGTTTCCGGCTCTGTTGACGTAGACACCTCCGTGATCGATCGCAAGGTACGCCGGTTCATGGGCCCTGCCGCCATGTACAGCTACCTGTCGATGGAGCAGGCCATTGCCCAGTCCGGGCTGAGCGAAGAACAGATCTCCAATGACCGCACCGGCCTGATCGCCGGGTCCGGCGGAGCTTCCTGCTCCAGTCAGGTGGAAGCCACAGACACTATGCGCGAACGGGGCGTGAAACGGATCGGGCCCTACATGGTGCCCCGGATCATGACCAGCACCGTCTCCGCCTGTCTGGCCACCGCTTACAAGATCCGCGGCGTGAACTATTCCATGTCCTCGGCCTGTGCCACCAGCGCCCATTGCATTGGCCATGGCATGGAACAGATCCAGTCCGGCAAACAGGACATCATCTTCGCCGGCGGCGGTGAAGAGGAAGACTGGAGCCTCACCATGATGTTCGACGCCATGGGTGCGCTTTCCACCAAGTACAACGATGCACCGGAGACCGCCTCGCGCCCGTTCGACAGTGGTCGTGACGGCTTTGTCATCGCCGGGGGCGGCGGCATGGTGGTGCTCGAGGAATACGAGCACGCGAAGAAACGCGGAGCCAACATTATTGCCGAGCTGACCGGATACGGTGCCACCTCCGACGGCTATGACATGGTTGCCCCCTCCGGCGAGGGCGCCAAACGCTGCATGGAACAGGCCATGGCCACCATTCGCGGCAAGGTCCAGTACATCAACGCCCACGGCACCAGCACCCCGGTGGGCGACGTGGCAGAGATGGGCGCGGTGAAGAACACCTTTGGCAGCGATATTCCGGCCATCTCCTCCACCAAATCCCTGTCCGGGCACTCACTCGGTGCCGCCGGTGTTCAGGAAGCCATCTATTCGCTGCTGATGCTGCAACACGGTTTCGCGGCCGGTACCAAGAACCTGCTCGATGCCGATGAAAAGATCCGGGATCTGCCCATTGTGGGTCCCGAGGCCCGGGATATGGCGCTGGATTGCGTGATGTCGAACAGTTTCGGCTTTGGCGGTACCAACGCTTCCCTGATTTTCGAGAAGATCTGA
- the fnr gene encoding fumarate/nitrate reduction transcriptional regulator Fnr produces the protein MAQAIPIRKNSPLKASCHQCSLSNLCLPLAIEENELERLEDIVQQGRIFNRGEHIFDQSTPFRSCFAVKSGSIKTSIITEGGEEQVTGFFMPGELVGLDSMSGETYACTAKALERTSVCEFPIEKLEELTGKMPELQHHMYHLMSQEIQNSHQLAMLLSKNTAEERIAALLLSLSSRFQRRRLSPTNFSLPMARNDIANFLGLAVETVSRVFTRFQNQGLIRARGREVELLDVEALQTVTREFSRQGCQ, from the coding sequence ATGGCGCAAGCAATCCCCATTCGTAAGAACTCGCCCCTCAAAGCCTCGTGTCACCAGTGCAGTCTGAGCAACCTTTGCCTGCCCCTGGCTATTGAAGAAAACGAACTCGAGCGCCTGGAAGACATCGTCCAGCAGGGACGGATCTTCAATCGTGGTGAGCACATCTTTGATCAGAGTACTCCGTTCCGCTCCTGCTTTGCGGTGAAAAGCGGCTCCATCAAGACCTCCATCATTACCGAAGGCGGCGAGGAACAGGTCACAGGTTTCTTCATGCCCGGTGAGCTGGTGGGGCTGGACAGCATGAGCGGCGAGACATACGCCTGCACGGCGAAGGCCCTGGAGCGAACCAGTGTCTGCGAGTTCCCGATCGAGAAGCTGGAAGAACTGACCGGCAAGATGCCGGAGCTGCAGCACCACATGTACCACCTGATGAGCCAGGAGATCCAGAACAGCCATCAGCTGGCCATGCTGCTAAGCAAGAATACCGCGGAGGAGCGCATCGCCGCCCTGCTGCTGTCTCTTTCCAGCCGCTTCCAGCGCCGCCGGCTGTCGCCGACCAATTTCAGCCTGCCGATGGCCAGGAATGACATTGCCAACTTCCTGGGCCTGGCAGTAGAGACCGTCAGCCGTGTGTTTACCCGCTTCCAGAACCAGGGCCTGATCCGCGCCCGTGGCCGGGAAGTGGAGCTACTGGACGTGGAAGCCCTGCAGACGGTAACCCGGGAGTTTTCCCGCCAGGGTTGCCAGTAA
- the ylqF gene encoding ribosome biogenesis GTPase YlqF, with translation MAINWFPGHMHKARKEIKKVMPQMDLIIEVLDARIPFSSENPLVPSLRGDTPLIKVLNKRDLADPEITGRWQAWLEKERGVRAITLTHNQRGEALDILKLAEEMTPDHDRQKSALRVMILGIPNVGKSTIINTLAGRPVAKTGNEPAVTRAQQAIKLPGNILLYDTPGFLWPKLSPEACGYRLAITGAIRSAVLDFEDVALFEVDYLLEAYPELVQTRYGLAELPADGIGLMDAIAGKRRFFARGGIPDLHKVAEVLLNEFRSGKLGRISLETPEMVEQEARIAAEEEARKAEKK, from the coding sequence ATGGCGATTAACTGGTTTCCCGGGCACATGCACAAGGCTCGCAAGGAGATCAAGAAGGTAATGCCCCAGATGGACCTGATCATCGAGGTCCTGGATGCACGCATTCCTTTCAGCAGCGAGAACCCGCTGGTTCCGTCCCTGCGCGGCGATACACCGCTGATCAAGGTCCTGAACAAGCGCGATCTGGCGGACCCGGAGATCACCGGGCGCTGGCAGGCGTGGCTGGAGAAGGAACGGGGCGTCCGCGCCATCACCCTGACCCACAACCAGCGTGGCGAGGCCCTGGACATCCTCAAGCTTGCCGAGGAAATGACCCCGGACCATGACCGCCAGAAAAGTGCCCTGAGGGTGATGATCCTGGGCATCCCCAATGTCGGCAAGTCCACCATCATCAATACCCTTGCCGGCCGGCCGGTGGCGAAAACCGGCAACGAGCCGGCGGTGACCCGGGCCCAGCAGGCCATCAAGTTGCCGGGCAACATCCTGCTGTATGACACCCCGGGCTTCCTCTGGCCCAAACTGTCGCCGGAGGCCTGTGGCTACCGCCTGGCCATCACCGGGGCCATTCGCAGTGCCGTGCTGGATTTCGAAGACGTCGCCCTGTTTGAGGTCGATTACCTGCTCGAGGCCTACCCGGAGCTGGTCCAGACACGTTATGGACTCGCCGAGCTTCCGGCGGACGGCATCGGCCTGATGGACGCCATTGCCGGGAAACGGCGGTTCTTCGCCCGCGGCGGCATCCCTGACCTGCACAAGGTGGCCGAGGTACTGCTGAACGAGTTCCGTTCCGGCAAACTGGGCCGGATCTCCCTGGAAACCCCGGAAATGGTTGAACAGGAAGCCCGAATTGCTGCCGAGGAGGAAGCTCGCAAGGCAGAGAAAAAATGA
- a CDS encoding sugar nucleotide-binding protein, translated as MHVLVVHDYGPLGKVLLERLRETHLQISPLLVSDAASADLNALDNWIPEDTDLIVNALWLADPEVAQKDPEDTHKAAFSLPVAMAEYAREHGLALFQLSSCYVFDGRKQSGYITSNPGQPMNELGNWQWECEQALRSLLPRHIILRTGWSLARFIRKVQASTAAGETLSLPGRCRGQPVAVKDLARVMTAVILQLDCGAEVWGTYQYAGAEEINLYELGLAIAGLPGIPEGIRVVDEVPDWGHLEPVNTTMICTKIRNTFGVKQQPWRSGLVEELAVLKKREGKETTETAG; from the coding sequence GTGCACGTACTTGTTGTCCATGACTACGGCCCCCTCGGGAAAGTCCTGCTGGAGCGCCTGCGGGAAACCCACCTGCAGATCAGTCCGCTGCTGGTCAGTGACGCCGCCAGTGCCGATCTCAATGCTCTGGATAACTGGATTCCCGAAGACACAGACCTGATCGTCAATGCCCTGTGGCTGGCCGACCCCGAAGTGGCGCAGAAGGACCCTGAGGATACTCACAAGGCAGCGTTCTCGTTGCCGGTGGCCATGGCCGAGTATGCCCGGGAGCACGGCCTTGCGCTGTTCCAGCTGTCATCCTGCTATGTCTTCGACGGCCGCAAGCAGAGTGGCTACATCACCTCCAATCCGGGCCAGCCCATGAACGAGCTGGGCAACTGGCAGTGGGAGTGCGAGCAGGCGTTACGGTCACTGCTGCCGAGGCACATTATTCTCCGCACAGGCTGGAGCCTGGCCCGCTTCATCCGCAAGGTTCAGGCGAGTACGGCCGCCGGCGAGACCCTGTCGCTGCCGGGACGGTGCCGGGGGCAGCCGGTTGCCGTCAAGGACCTGGCGCGGGTCATGACTGCGGTCATCCTGCAGCTGGACTGTGGTGCCGAGGTATGGGGCACCTACCAGTACGCCGGTGCCGAAGAAATCAATCTCTATGAGCTGGGGCTGGCGATTGCCGGGTTGCCCGGCATTCCCGAAGGGATACGGGTGGTCGATGAGGTTCCGGACTGGGGCCACCTGGAACCGGTGAACACCACGATGATCTGTACCAAGATCCGCAATACCTTTGGCGTCAAGCAGCAACCCTGGCGTTCCGGGCTGGTAGAGGAGTTGGCAGTGCTGAAGAAGCGGGAAGGGAAGGAAACGACGGAGACGGCCGGGTAG